One window of Solwaraspora sp. WMMA2056 genomic DNA carries:
- a CDS encoding AraC family transcriptional regulator has product MGSYFEAAVERAIEKMQENLGDELTVDDLARAAMFSKFHFTRIFQRVTGVTPGRFLSALRVQHAKALLLTTSMNVADISVRVGYNSIGTFSSRFTRSVGMPPTAYRRCGGVVRSLQANPVTDTDRAAGMVSGSISADPSIYLDTVFLGLFRSRIPEGRPVRCTIEQGSGGFLLDQVPDGEWYLLCHGLGRTPASRATDGPTRLVGYQGPLRIHDGNLVDVKLHLEPARKLDPPLLVALPEPALPIGAHQAAAPPDMSQVPLAA; this is encoded by the coding sequence ATGGGCAGCTACTTCGAGGCAGCCGTCGAGCGAGCGATCGAGAAGATGCAGGAGAACCTGGGCGACGAGTTGACAGTGGACGATCTGGCTCGTGCTGCGATGTTCAGTAAGTTCCACTTCACCCGCATCTTTCAGCGCGTGACGGGGGTGACCCCGGGGCGTTTCCTCTCCGCGCTACGCGTACAGCACGCGAAGGCCCTGCTCCTGACCACCTCGATGAACGTCGCCGACATCAGCGTCCGCGTCGGCTACAACAGCATCGGTACGTTCAGCTCCCGCTTCACCCGCAGCGTCGGCATGCCGCCGACCGCGTACCGCCGCTGCGGCGGGGTCGTCCGTTCCCTGCAGGCCAACCCGGTGACGGACACCGACCGGGCGGCGGGGATGGTCTCCGGATCGATCTCGGCGGACCCCTCCATCTACCTCGACACCGTCTTCCTCGGCCTGTTCCGCAGCAGAATCCCGGAAGGACGGCCGGTACGGTGCACGATCGAGCAGGGCTCGGGTGGGTTCCTGCTCGACCAGGTGCCCGACGGGGAGTGGTACCTGCTCTGTCACGGCCTCGGCCGGACACCTGCCAGCCGGGCCACCGACGGGCCGACACGACTCGTCGGCTACCAGGGACCGCTGCGCATCCACGACGGGAACCTGGTCGACGTCAAACTGCACCTGGAGCCGGCCCGGAAGCTGGACCCGCCGCTGCTCGTAGCGCTGCCCGAGCCCGCACTGCCCATCGGCGCGCACCAGGCTGCGGCGCCGCCCGACATGTCCCAGGTTCCACTCGCCGCGTAG